The Desulfuromonas versatilis genome has a segment encoding these proteins:
- a CDS encoding mechanosensitive ion channel family protein — protein MKDDTLRTIIEQFSLWRLALAAAFFLLTWLFLRLLAHAADGLAEKFPRYRLFIASLFPVLRLGIWIGAFAFVVFAVFSPPLNTIIAISASAGLAIGLGAQDLIKNLIAGVLILFDRPFQVGDMIEVGDHYGEVTNIGLRSICIRTFGDSAVTLPNAMVLGQAVSNSNSGALDEMVEVEFSLPAHVDVQLAKALAWEAAACSPYAFLKKPVKVMIEDSFDRTFLTRLKIKTYVLDVRYERLLASDISERFKTALVEQGMISEKTVLGLLPAQSR, from the coding sequence GTGAAAGACGATACCCTGCGCACGATCATCGAGCAGTTTTCCCTCTGGCGCCTGGCGCTCGCGGCGGCCTTTTTCCTGCTCACCTGGCTTTTTCTGCGGCTGCTCGCCCACGCTGCCGACGGCCTGGCGGAAAAATTTCCCCGTTACCGGCTGTTCATCGCCAGCCTCTTCCCGGTACTACGGCTCGGCATCTGGATCGGCGCCTTCGCCTTTGTGGTCTTCGCGGTCTTCAGCCCGCCGCTCAACACCATCATCGCCATCAGCGCCTCGGCGGGCCTGGCCATCGGCCTGGGTGCGCAGGATCTGATCAAGAACCTGATCGCCGGGGTGCTGATCCTCTTCGACCGCCCCTTCCAGGTCGGCGACATGATCGAGGTCGGCGACCATTACGGCGAAGTCACCAATATCGGCCTGCGCTCCATCTGCATCCGCACCTTCGGCGACAGTGCCGTGACCCTGCCCAATGCCATGGTCCTTGGCCAGGCAGTCTCCAACTCCAACTCGGGAGCCCTCGACGAAATGGTCGAGGTGGAATTCAGCCTCCCGGCCCACGTCGATGTGCAGCTGGCCAAGGCGTTGGCCTGGGAGGCGGCGGCCTGTTCCCCCTACGCTTTTCTGAAAAAACCGGTCAAGGTCATGATCGAGGACAGCTTTGACCGCACCTTCCTCACCCGGCTCAAGATCAAGACCTACGTGCTGGATGTCCGCTATGAGCGCCTGCTGGCCAGCGACATCAGCGAGCGGTTCAAAACGGCCCTGGTCGAACAGGGGATGATCTCCGAAAAGACCGTGCTCGGCCTGCTGCCGGCCCAGTCCCGCTGA
- the kaiC gene encoding circadian clock protein KaiC, with translation MTNSTGIEKLVTHIPGFDLIAEGGLPKGRTTLVSGTAGSAKTVLACQFLAAGLVHADEPGVFVTFEEPPEDIRRNMHSLGWALKDWEAQEKWAFVDASPDPAEELIEAGSYDFGALLARVEHAVRKVGAKRVVMDSIGAIFTKFTDRAMVRRELFRTATVLKQLEVTALLTAERTEEYGEIARFGVEEFVADNVVILRNALEGEKRRRTIEILKFRGTPHQKGEWPFTIVPGEGMVVLPLSAIELSQRSSNIRITSGNHELDRMCGGGFYRDSVILVSGATGTGKTLLVTEFLAGGTANGERCLLLAFEESREQIFRNATGWGVDFERMENEGKLKVICVYPEVASLEEHLIDMKKIIEEFQPNRVAIDSLSALERVATLKSFREFIIGVTSFIKHQEIAGLFTSTAPTLLGGTSVTDAHISTITDSIILLRYVEMYGDIRRGLTVLKMRGSMHDKEIREFTIDGQGMHIGTPFRGVTGILGGNPTQMAAGELERLGELFKDS, from the coding sequence ATGACGAACTCCACTGGGATCGAAAAGCTGGTCACCCACATCCCCGGGTTCGATCTGATTGCCGAAGGAGGGCTGCCCAAAGGCCGCACCACGCTGGTTTCGGGAACCGCCGGCAGCGCCAAGACAGTTCTGGCCTGCCAGTTTCTGGCCGCGGGGCTGGTTCATGCCGACGAGCCCGGGGTGTTTGTCACTTTCGAGGAGCCCCCCGAGGACATCCGCCGCAACATGCACAGCCTGGGCTGGGCCTTGAAGGATTGGGAAGCACAGGAGAAGTGGGCGTTCGTCGACGCTTCCCCGGACCCCGCGGAGGAGCTGATCGAAGCCGGCAGCTATGATTTCGGCGCGCTGCTGGCCCGGGTGGAGCACGCGGTGCGCAAAGTCGGCGCCAAGCGGGTGGTGATGGATTCCATAGGCGCCATTTTCACCAAATTCACCGACCGGGCCATGGTTCGCCGCGAGCTGTTCCGCACCGCAACGGTTCTGAAGCAGTTGGAGGTCACCGCCCTGCTGACCGCCGAGCGCACCGAAGAGTACGGCGAGATCGCCCGCTTCGGGGTGGAGGAGTTCGTCGCCGACAACGTGGTCATCCTGCGCAACGCCCTGGAGGGCGAGAAACGGCGTCGCACCATCGAAATCCTCAAGTTCCGCGGCACCCCGCACCAGAAAGGGGAGTGGCCCTTCACCATCGTTCCGGGCGAGGGGATGGTGGTGCTGCCCCTGTCGGCCATCGAATTGAGTCAGCGCTCCTCCAACATCCGCATTACCTCGGGCAACCACGAACTGGACCGGATGTGCGGCGGCGGTTTCTACCGCGACTCGGTCATTTTGGTCTCCGGGGCCACCGGAACCGGCAAGACCCTGCTGGTGACCGAGTTTCTCGCCGGAGGCACCGCCAACGGCGAGCGCTGCCTGCTGCTGGCCTTCGAGGAGAGCCGGGAGCAGATCTTCCGCAACGCCACCGGCTGGGGGGTGGACTTCGAGCGCATGGAAAACGAGGGCAAACTCAAGGTCATCTGCGTCTACCCGGAGGTGGCCAGCCTCGAGGAGCACCTGATCGACATGAAAAAGATCATCGAGGAGTTCCAGCCCAACCGGGTGGCCATCGACAGCCTCTCCGCCCTGGAGCGGGTGGCCACGCTGAAGAGCTTCCGCGAATTCATCATCGGCGTCACCTCCTTCATCAAACACCAGGAGATCGCCGGGCTGTTCACCTCCACGGCGCCGACCCTGCTGGGGGGCACCTCGGTGACCGACGCCCACATCTCGACCATCACCGATTCGATCATCCTGCTGCGCTACGTGGAGATGTACGGGGACATCCGCCGGGGGCTGACGGTGCTCAAGATGCGGGGGTCGATGCACGACAAGGAGATCCGCGAGTTCACCATCGACGGACAGGGGATGCACATCGGCACCCCCTTCCGGGGAGTCACCGGGATTCTGGGAGGCAACCCGACCCAGATGGCCGCCGGCGAACTGGAACGGCTCGGCGAGCTGTTCAAGGACTCGTAA
- a CDS encoding PAS domain-containing sensor histidine kinase, with the protein MKYQMPNDQYPLAELEQMLQASENRFCSIIDKSADAILIIDEQGLIRFANPACWTLFGRPPQELLGEAFGYPISGGEAIEIEVIGKNQPPGIVEMMVVETEWEGEKALLATLRDITRRKNLERELKEALEESEQARNRIDTILRSVAEGLIVTDDANRVLLMNQAAELMLGVACREVKNSPIEDLFQDQEVKIKFLVHLGKRPGRRFDFRLPGRDPKHPVYIQAKASPISDREGQKLGLITILQDVTQEREIEHMKSEFVSLAAHELGSPLTSIVGFSEVLLAKPDISPKEQRRYIEIIRDQGFAMGEIIGSFLDISRIEAGQPLPLSKGLYTPSDLMKKAEPFLRLHQGNYQFEVDLVASDTYLIVDRKRMRQVLVNLLSNAVKYSDPGTTIRIVGRPEGSGYRIEVRDQGIGMSEEQREKIFDKFYRADTSDTAVSGMGLGMSIVKYIVEAHGGSLGVESALGRGTTVWFAVPGAPR; encoded by the coding sequence ATGAAATACCAGATGCCCAATGATCAATACCCGCTGGCCGAACTTGAGCAGATGCTGCAGGCCAGCGAGAATCGCTTTTGCAGCATCATCGACAAATCCGCCGACGCCATACTGATCATCGACGAACAGGGGCTGATCCGCTTCGCCAACCCGGCCTGCTGGACATTGTTCGGCCGCCCCCCCCAGGAGCTTCTGGGAGAGGCTTTCGGCTATCCGATTTCCGGGGGAGAAGCCATTGAGATCGAGGTCATCGGCAAAAACCAGCCGCCGGGGATCGTGGAAATGATGGTGGTGGAGACCGAATGGGAAGGCGAAAAGGCGCTGCTGGCGACCCTGCGGGACATCACCCGGCGGAAAAACCTGGAAAGGGAGCTGAAGGAGGCCCTGGAGGAGTCGGAACAGGCCCGCAACCGCATCGACACCATCCTCCGCTCGGTGGCCGAAGGGTTGATAGTGACCGATGATGCCAACCGGGTCCTGCTGATGAACCAAGCCGCAGAGCTGATGCTCGGCGTCGCCTGCCGAGAAGTCAAGAACAGCCCGATCGAAGATCTGTTCCAGGACCAGGAGGTCAAAATCAAGTTTCTCGTTCACCTGGGCAAACGCCCCGGCAGGCGTTTCGACTTCAGGCTCCCCGGCAGGGACCCGAAGCATCCGGTCTACATCCAAGCCAAGGCGTCACCCATTTCGGATCGGGAAGGGCAAAAACTCGGGCTGATCACCATCTTGCAGGATGTTACCCAGGAGCGGGAAATCGAACACATGAAAAGTGAATTCGTCTCCCTGGCCGCCCATGAGCTCGGCTCTCCACTGACCTCCATCGTCGGCTTTTCCGAGGTCCTGCTCGCCAAGCCCGACATCTCCCCGAAAGAACAGCGCCGCTACATCGAAATCATCAGGGACCAGGGCTTCGCCATGGGTGAGATCATCGGCAGTTTTCTGGACATCTCCCGCATCGAGGCGGGCCAACCGCTCCCCCTCAGCAAAGGGCTGTATACCCCCTCGGACCTGATGAAAAAGGCCGAACCGTTCCTTCGGCTCCACCAGGGGAACTACCAGTTTGAAGTGGATCTGGTCGCAAGCGACACCTACCTGATCGTGGACCGCAAACGCATGCGGCAGGTGCTGGTCAACCTGCTCAGCAACGCCGTCAAATATTCGGACCCGGGAACCACCATCCGGATTGTCGGTCGCCCGGAGGGGAGCGGCTACCGCATCGAGGTCAGGGACCAGGGGATCGGCATGTCCGAGGAGCAGCGAGAGAAGATTTTCGACAAATTCTACCGCGCCGACACCTCGGACACCGCGGTCAGCGGGATGGGCCTTGGCATGAGCATCGTCAAGTACATCGTCGAGGCCCACGGGGGCAGCCTCGGCGTGGAAAGCGCCCTGGGCCGCGGGACTACCGTATGGTTCGCGGTTCCCGGCGCGCCCAGGTAA
- a CDS encoding response regulator transcription factor produces MKKILIIEDRPEICLLVETALARFGQVFLRSDNATQGVEMAKREKPDLIILDLMLPGSLDGLAAARTLKQSAETMGCPILAMSAKISGDEIPDSLVGWVDDFIAKPFVLKELQEKAERLV; encoded by the coding sequence GTGAAGAAAATCCTGATAATCGAGGACCGGCCCGAAATCTGCCTGCTGGTGGAAACGGCCCTGGCCAGATTCGGGCAGGTTTTCCTGCGCTCGGACAATGCCACTCAGGGGGTGGAAATGGCGAAGCGGGAGAAACCCGACCTCATCATTCTCGATCTCATGTTGCCCGGAAGCCTGGACGGCCTCGCGGCCGCCCGCACCCTGAAGCAGTCCGCCGAAACCATGGGTTGCCCGATACTGGCCATGAGCGCAAAAATCTCCGGCGATGAAATCCCCGACTCGCTGGTTGGCTGGGTGGACGATTTCATCGCCAAGCCCTTTGTCCTCAAGGAACTTCAGGAGAAAGCCGAACGCCTGGTTTGA
- a CDS encoding cytochrome-c peroxidase codes for MKKQLARVVGMLLAVTMCLPPTAFAGRTLSDGDLRMLAPGPLANVVVPEPPDLNDYVTDRQAAIQLGKAFFWDMQAGSDEVQACASCHFHAGVDNRAKNQLTPGLLDPEEPDPPLFDVTRTGGGGPNYTLNKQDFFFPREFNDVASSQGVFHRQFDGLKCTTKRFLWKAPEEDCVELCTPLDDIFQVRGVKTRRVEPRHTPSVINAVFNHRNFWDGRANNLFNGVNPLGLRGIVDPNVGIYVANSGGGVNLVQVTLKNASLASQAVGPPESPFEMSCDGRKFPFIGRKLLAKQPLAKQQVSFQDSVLSGLRHWSGKGLNTSYKALIQKAFHPKYWSSNAQINIPDVGAFTQMEANFSLFWGLAIQLYEATLVSDQTPFDHFAAGNDHALNEQEKHGLEVFLTKGRCINCHDGAEFTGASVRLRANQPDGNEEAIERMVMGNNQVAVYDGGFYNIGVRKTTEDLGVGADLAGFPLSFARQEVDGPKIDQFNFDPNNFEVPGPIVPGERVAVDGAFKVPSVRNAELTGPYFHSGGFLNLEQVVEFYDKGAFAPFGFHQENIENLDPDIVPLGLTDAEEKALVAFMKALTDERVRWEKAPFDHPELFVPNGHLLNENFVFDFNRDGEAEDNLMRIPPVGKFGRQLQGLPPLGPFLESPFQIF; via the coding sequence GTGAAAAAGCAGCTTGCACGAGTAGTTGGAATGTTGCTGGCGGTGACGATGTGCCTGCCGCCAACGGCCTTCGCGGGCCGCACCCTCTCGGATGGGGACCTGCGGATGCTGGCCCCGGGGCCCTTGGCGAACGTCGTGGTGCCGGAGCCACCGGATCTCAATGACTACGTGACGGACCGCCAGGCCGCCATCCAACTGGGCAAGGCCTTTTTCTGGGACATGCAGGCGGGCAGCGACGAAGTCCAAGCTTGCGCCAGTTGTCATTTCCATGCGGGGGTCGACAATCGGGCCAAAAACCAGCTGACCCCGGGGCTTCTTGACCCCGAGGAACCTGATCCGCCCCTGTTCGACGTCACCCGCACCGGCGGTGGCGGCCCCAACTACACCCTGAACAAGCAGGACTTTTTCTTCCCCCGGGAATTCAACGACGTCGCCTCCTCGCAGGGGGTGTTCCATCGCCAGTTCGATGGCCTCAAGTGCACCACCAAGCGCTTCCTCTGGAAAGCTCCCGAAGAGGATTGCGTCGAGCTTTGCACCCCTCTGGATGACATTTTTCAGGTCCGGGGTGTCAAGACCCGGCGGGTCGAGCCCCGGCATACCCCCTCGGTCATCAACGCCGTGTTCAATCACCGCAATTTCTGGGACGGCCGCGCCAACAACCTGTTCAACGGCGTGAACCCCCTGGGCCTGCGGGGGATCGTCGATCCCAACGTGGGGATCTACGTCGCCAACTCCGGCGGCGGCGTAAACCTGGTACAGGTCACCCTGAAAAACGCCAGCCTCGCCTCTCAGGCGGTGGGACCGCCGGAAAGTCCCTTCGAGATGTCCTGCGACGGGAGGAAATTCCCCTTTATCGGTCGTAAATTGCTGGCCAAACAGCCGCTGGCCAAACAGCAGGTAAGTTTTCAGGACAGCGTCCTGAGCGGGTTGCGGCACTGGTCGGGCAAGGGGCTCAATACCAGCTACAAGGCCCTGATCCAGAAGGCCTTCCACCCCAAATACTGGTCTTCCAACGCCCAGATCAATATCCCGGACGTCGGCGCCTTCACCCAGATGGAGGCCAACTTCTCCCTGTTCTGGGGCCTGGCCATCCAGCTCTATGAAGCGACGCTGGTCTCCGATCAGACCCCCTTCGATCACTTCGCGGCGGGCAATGACCATGCCCTGAACGAGCAGGAGAAGCACGGCCTGGAGGTCTTTCTGACCAAGGGCAGATGCATCAATTGCCACGACGGTGCCGAGTTCACCGGCGCCTCGGTCCGGCTGCGCGCCAACCAGCCCGACGGCAACGAAGAGGCCATCGAGCGCATGGTCATGGGGAATAACCAGGTGGCGGTCTATGACGGCGGTTTCTACAACATCGGTGTGCGCAAGACCACCGAAGACCTGGGTGTCGGTGCAGATCTGGCCGGGTTCCCCCTCTCCTTCGCCCGCCAGGAAGTCGATGGTCCGAAAATCGACCAGTTCAATTTCGATCCGAACAATTTTGAAGTCCCTGGCCCTATCGTTCCCGGCGAGCGGGTAGCAGTGGACGGCGCCTTCAAAGTGCCCTCGGTGCGCAACGCCGAACTGACCGGGCCCTACTTCCACAGCGGCGGCTTCCTGAACCTGGAGCAGGTGGTGGAATTCTATGACAAGGGCGCCTTTGCGCCCTTCGGGTTCCACCAGGAAAACATCGAGAATCTCGATCCGGACATCGTCCCCCTCGGTCTGACGGATGCGGAAGAAAAGGCCCTGGTGGCATTTATGAAGGCGCTCACCGACGAGCGGGTCCGCTGGGAGAAGGCCCCCTTCGACCATCCGGAACTGTTTGTCCCCAACGGCCACCTGCTTAATGAAAACTTCGTGTTTGATTTCAACCGGGACGGCGAGGCCGAGGACAACCTGATGCGAATCCCTCCCGTCGGCAAATTCGGGCGGCAGCTGCAGGGCCTGCCTCCTCTGGGGCCGTTTTTAGAGTCGCCCTTCCAAATTTTCTAA
- a CDS encoding circadian clock KaiB family protein, giving the protein MPNKYLLKLFVTGKTPRSELSIANLKRICDHNLDDRYHLVIIDVLERPQLAEEEKILATPTLIKELPPPRRRIIGDLSDTEKVLAGLDLHRP; this is encoded by the coding sequence ATGCCGAACAAGTACCTGCTGAAACTCTTCGTCACCGGCAAGACGCCCAGGTCGGAGCTCTCCATCGCCAACCTGAAAAGGATTTGCGACCACAATCTGGATGACCGCTACCACCTGGTGATCATCGATGTTCTGGAGCGCCCCCAACTGGCCGAGGAGGAAAAAATCCTCGCCACGCCGACCCTGATCAAGGAGCTTCCGCCCCCCAGACGCCGCATCATTGGGGATTTGTCCGACACCGAGAAAGTTCTTGCCGGACTGGATCTGCATAGACCTTGA
- a CDS encoding deoxyribodipyrimidine photolyase produces MQEVPSIRIRKTNDQPVNEKGEYVLYWMIAFRRTGWNFALQRAVEQARELNRPLLILEALRCDYPWASDRLHAFILQGMADNARRLASRPALYHPYVEPEKGAGKGLLLALAEPACLVVTDDFPAFFLPHMIKAAAGKLPVLLEAVDSNGLLPLRAAERDYPSAYAFRRFLQKELRGHLNELPGKDPLQGAGLPMLKQLPAAIARCWPAASPDLLAAKPEALAKLPLDHGVAVAPVTGGTLAARRQLTRFLDERLADYAEHRNEPEREVTSELSAHLHFGHLSVHEIFDRLSERENWSIGDLSPDAKGKREGWWGMSRPAEAFLDQLVTWRELGYNCCAFRTDYQHFASLPDWARQTLEEHESDPRPYLYTLEEFERSATHDPLWNAAQLQLVREGKMHNYLRMLWGKKILEWTRTPRAALEVMTELNNKYALDGRDPNSYSGIFWCLGRYDRPWGPERPIFGKIRYMSSENTARKFPLGRYLRRYTP; encoded by the coding sequence ATGCAAGAGGTACCCAGCATCCGCATACGAAAAACCAACGACCAACCAGTCAACGAAAAAGGCGAATACGTCCTCTACTGGATGATCGCCTTCCGCCGCACCGGCTGGAACTTCGCCCTGCAGCGCGCCGTCGAACAGGCCAGGGAACTCAACCGCCCGCTGCTCATCCTCGAAGCGCTGCGCTGCGACTACCCCTGGGCCAGTGACCGCCTGCACGCCTTCATCCTGCAGGGGATGGCCGACAACGCCCGGCGCCTGGCCAGCCGCCCGGCCCTCTACCACCCCTACGTGGAGCCGGAAAAAGGCGCCGGCAAGGGGCTGCTGCTGGCCCTGGCCGAACCGGCGTGCCTGGTGGTGACCGACGATTTCCCGGCCTTTTTCCTGCCCCACATGATCAAAGCCGCCGCCGGAAAGCTGCCGGTTCTCCTCGAGGCGGTGGACAGCAACGGCCTGCTGCCGCTGCGCGCCGCCGAGCGCGACTACCCCAGCGCCTACGCCTTTCGCCGCTTTCTGCAAAAAGAGCTGCGCGGCCATCTGAACGAGCTCCCGGGAAAAGACCCCCTGCAGGGGGCAGGGCTGCCGATGCTGAAGCAGCTGCCCGCTGCCATCGCCAGGTGCTGGCCGGCGGCCTCTCCAGACCTGCTGGCCGCCAAGCCCGAGGCTCTGGCAAAGCTCCCCCTCGATCACGGGGTAGCCGTCGCTCCCGTCACTGGCGGCACTCTGGCCGCCCGCCGCCAGCTGACCCGTTTTCTGGACGAGCGCCTGGCCGATTACGCCGAGCACCGCAACGAGCCGGAGCGCGAGGTGACCAGCGAACTCTCCGCCCACCTGCATTTCGGGCACCTTTCGGTGCACGAGATCTTCGACCGCCTGAGCGAACGGGAGAACTGGTCCATCGGCGATCTCTCGCCCGACGCCAAGGGCAAGCGCGAAGGCTGGTGGGGGATGAGCCGGCCGGCCGAGGCCTTTCTCGACCAGCTGGTCACCTGGCGCGAGCTCGGCTACAACTGCTGCGCTTTTCGCACCGATTACCAGCATTTCGCTTCCCTCCCCGACTGGGCCAGGCAGACCCTCGAAGAGCACGAGTCCGACCCGCGCCCCTACCTCTACACCCTGGAGGAATTCGAGCGAAGCGCAACCCACGACCCGCTGTGGAACGCCGCCCAATTGCAGCTGGTGCGGGAGGGGAAAATGCACAACTACCTGCGCATGCTCTGGGGAAAGAAGATCCTGGAATGGACCCGCACGCCCCGGGCGGCGCTCGAGGTGATGACCGAGCTCAATAACAAGTACGCCCTCGACGGCCGCGACCCCAACAGCTACAGCGGCATCTTCTGGTGCCTGGGGCGCTACGACCGCCCCTGGGGCCCGGAGCGCCCGATCTTCGGCAAGATCCGCTACATGAGCTCGGAGAACACGGCCCGCAAGTTCCCGCTGGGCCGCTACCTGCGCCGATACACCCCCTGA
- a CDS encoding PAS domain S-box protein, which translates to MDSVDPQKIAQRASEVSFRCLLENAAESVLVVDRLGRIVWTNQRTSELFGYRCEEMLGQRVEMLLPERHRQAHLEHRASYMAEPRNRPMGKGLELAARRSDGSEFPVEISLSHSRGEEGLQVMAIVTDITRLKQAETAREQFSKQQLAAKEEQIRTLERLSKGPEVSVTAQLLEVAPLARYAPTVFEELVRDYSRGMEMALEMRIYKKDPPLSEVLRELAERIAFLKGTPRDVVDIHRAALQHVSRQAQPPKIQGYVEEGHLLLVELMGYLASSYRHYAIGTLRPAKDAGRT; encoded by the coding sequence ATGGATTCTGTCGACCCGCAAAAAATCGCTCAGCGAGCCTCCGAGGTCAGCTTCCGCTGCCTGCTGGAGAACGCTGCGGAAAGCGTCCTGGTGGTGGATCGGCTCGGCCGGATCGTCTGGACCAACCAGCGCACCAGCGAGCTGTTCGGCTACCGCTGCGAGGAGATGCTCGGCCAGCGTGTGGAAATGCTCCTGCCCGAACGCCATCGCCAGGCGCACCTGGAACATCGCGCAAGCTATATGGCCGAACCCCGCAACCGGCCGATGGGCAAGGGGCTGGAGCTTGCCGCACGGCGCAGCGACGGCAGCGAATTCCCCGTGGAGATCTCCCTCAGCCATTCCCGCGGCGAGGAGGGGCTGCAGGTGATGGCCATCGTCACCGACATCACCCGGTTGAAGCAGGCGGAAACCGCCAGGGAGCAGTTCAGCAAGCAGCAATTGGCGGCCAAGGAGGAGCAGATCCGCACCCTGGAGCGCCTGAGCAAAGGACCGGAGGTCAGCGTTACCGCCCAGTTGCTGGAGGTGGCTCCCCTGGCGCGGTATGCCCCCACCGTTTTCGAGGAGCTGGTTCGTGATTATTCCCGGGGGATGGAGATGGCGCTGGAGATGCGGATCTATAAAAAGGACCCGCCTCTGAGTGAGGTGCTGCGTGAACTGGCGGAAAGGATTGCATTTTTAAAGGGAACGCCCCGCGATGTGGTCGACATCCATCGGGCCGCCCTGCAGCATGTCAGCAGGCAGGCCCAGCCGCCGAAAATTCAGGGCTATGTCGAGGAGGGGCATCTGTTGCTTGTGGAATTGATGGGCTATCTGGCATCCAGCTACCGGCACTACGCCATCGGCACCCTGCGGCCCGCCAAGGATGCCGGGAGGACATGA